GATGGCCAGGCCTTCCTTGTAATAATCATCGGCCACCAGGGAAACCCGGTGGTCGACGGCAATCCATACCGTGGCCAGACCGCCGATTACCGCACTCAACGGCAGGGCAATCACGAACCAGGGCCAGAACTGGCGGTACCAGGGCAACAGGTCTTCACGTTCACGGTGCATATTCACTCTCCTAACGGATCACCGGCCCCAGGAAGCGGGATTGCTCGGTCAGACTGAGCTTCGGTTCGTCCTCGGCCTTCACGCTGAATTCGATCCGGTTATCCATTTGTTTCAATTCACCCGGGTCCACCCGCACGCTGACCGGTACGCTCAGCACGGCGCCGGCCTGCACGTTGTATTCCGTGCGCGCCTTGCCGAAATGGATCCCCGGCAAGCCCGCCACGCCGAGCACGAACCGGTGCGGCTTTTCGTCCATGTTGATGAGCCGGATGGTGTAGACGTTTTCCGTCAGACCGTCCGGTGTTTCGCGATACAGCGCGTTGCGATCCCGGATGATGTCCATTTCCAGCGGCGTCCGCGTCGCCACGCCGTAGATCAGGCCGCCGACCAGCACCAGCAGCAGGGACGCGTAGATCAATACCCGCGGCCGCAGCAAATGCGCCGATGCACCTTCCATAGCGTTTTCGGTGGTGTAGCGGACCAATCCCCGCGGGTAACCCATCTTGTCCATCACCTGATCGCATACGTCCACGCAGGCGGCGCAGCCGATGCACTGGTACTGTAACCCGTCGCGGATATCGATGCCGGTGGGACACACCTGTTTGCACAGGGTGCAGTTGATGCAATCGCCCAGCCCCTTCGCGACATGATCCGTTTCCCGGCGGCGGGCGCCGCGCGGCTCACCGCGCTCGGCGTCGTAGGAAATGATCAGGGTATTGCGGTCGAACATCGCGCTCTGGAAACGTGCATACGGGCACATATAAATGCACACCTGCTCGCGCATCCAACCCGCATTGCCGTAGGTGGCAAACCCGTAGAACAGAATCCAGAAGGTCTCCCAGGGACCGGTACTGAAATGGATAACGTGCTGCCAGAGTTCGCGGATCGGCGTGAAATAACCCACGAAGGTAAAGCCGGTCCAGAGCGAGAACACGATCCACACCGCGTGCTTGGTCAGCTTGATGCGCAGCTTGCGCGCGTTCATGGGCTGCTTGTCGAGCTTCATCTGGACGTTGCGGTCACCCTCGATCTTGCGCTCGAACCACATGAATATCTCGGTCCACACCGTTTGCGGACAGGCGTAACCGCACCACAGCCGTCCGGCCAGCGCAGTAAAGAAAAACAGCGACAATGCGGCGATCACCAACAGCATCGCCAGATAGAAGAAGTCCTGCGGCCAAAACACCAGGCCGAAAATGTAAAACTTGCGTGCCGGCAGGTCGAACAGCAGGATCTGCTGGCCGTTCCAGCTGATCCATGCCGTACCGTAGTACGCGCCAAGCAATCCGATCATCGCCAGCATGCGCAGGTTGGCGAACAGTCCGTGCACCTCGCGCGCG
This region of Gammaproteobacteria bacterium genomic DNA includes:
- the ccoG gene encoding cytochrome c oxidase accessory protein CcoG, yielding MDKKVQDDKPLDQTQAEIYAKREKVYAREVHGLFANLRMLAMIGLLGAYYGTAWISWNGQQILLFDLPARKFYIFGLVFWPQDFFYLAMLLVIAALSLFFFTALAGRLWCGYACPQTVWTEIFMWFERKIEGDRNVQMKLDKQPMNARKLRIKLTKHAVWIVFSLWTGFTFVGYFTPIRELWQHVIHFSTGPWETFWILFYGFATYGNAGWMREQVCIYMCPYARFQSAMFDRNTLIISYDAERGEPRGARRRETDHVAKGLGDCINCTLCKQVCPTGIDIRDGLQYQCIGCAACVDVCDQVMDKMGYPRGLVRYTTENAMEGASAHLLRPRVLIYASLLLVLVGGLIYGVATRTPLEMDIIRDRNALYRETPDGLTENVYTIRLINMDEKPHRFVLGVAGLPGIHFGKARTEYNVQAGAVLSVPVSVRVDPGELKQMDNRIEFSVKAEDEPKLSLTEQSRFLGPVIR